Proteins from a single region of Dyadobacter fanqingshengii:
- a CDS encoding efflux RND transporter permease subunit has product MSAISQVSISRPVLAGVMSVLLILFGIVGYTFLGTREYPVTDSPIVMVTTVYPGASADIIASQVTKPLEEAIAEANGIRSVSSTSREQVSIITVEFELNADLEAAANDVRDKVSKSRQQLPTDIEPTIVEKAGPADFLVFLTVQSKTKTLEDVTDFVNINIKERLQSIPGVRLVDSYAGRKRAMRLRMDPVKLASYGLTPTDIQTALQRENVDLPSGRIEGENTEVTLRTQGRLVTEDDFNNMILRESDGAIVRFKDVGQAVMSSQNERTAMIVYNGKTADYGVGTGVSPQRGANSLAIVDEFKKRFEEIKKTAPKEYEIALGKDFTVPVRNSLSEVEETLLLAFALVSLIIFVFLRDWRSTLIPLLAIPVSIVSAFFIMYIADFSINVLTLLGLVLAIGLVVDDAIIVLENIYSKVEEGMSPIQAAREGSNEIYFAVISTTITLVAVFLPILFLGGLTGRLFKEFAIVVAGSVTVSAFVALTLTPMMSAYLLKSGTSHNWLYKKTEPWFVAMNNAYARSLSAFMKVRWLGIVLLLVSFGVAFWLAPKLPSELAPLEDRSMVGLAVMAPEGTSYESMEQSMKDIGNFVSDSIPDLNEERTYTAVAAAGGTLTQPVNGGFQWIFLKEPKDRKSGLTQQQIFMKLVAASQKFRNVLIIPIQLPTIGGYGNTQPVQYVVQAPDLKALIDIMPKLMGQVSSNKKLVFADADFKINRPEISISIDRQRAAQLGISTQAIGQTLQLALSSRRYGYFIHNDRQYEVIGQLDREDRSAPYDLKSLYLKSGSGQMVSLDNLTKQNEGISPPAIYRYNQAYSATISATPAAGVSLGEAIQELDKITSKELPKGFSTALAGQSRDYSESSSSLIFAFIFAIVLIYLVLAAQFESLIDPFIILLTVPMALTGALLSLWFTEQTVNIFSQIGIIMLIGLITKNGILIVEFANQSKESGTSTFEAAKIAAVSRFRPILMTTLAMIFGTLPIALSLGTASGSRQSLGIVVVGGLIFAGVLTLYVIPSIYSYLSRPHKKRKDDGNVAVEEEALLHTH; this is encoded by the coding sequence ATGAGTGCTATTTCACAAGTAAGTATTTCCCGGCCGGTTCTGGCCGGGGTGATGTCCGTACTGCTTATACTTTTCGGGATTGTCGGTTACACATTTTTGGGAACGCGGGAATATCCCGTGACAGATTCGCCCATTGTAATGGTAACAACGGTTTATCCCGGGGCCAGCGCCGATATTATTGCCTCCCAGGTTACTAAGCCATTGGAGGAAGCCATTGCAGAAGCGAATGGGATTCGTTCTGTATCTTCCACTTCCCGCGAGCAGGTGAGCATTATTACCGTTGAATTTGAACTGAATGCGGATCTTGAAGCAGCTGCAAATGATGTTCGGGATAAGGTTTCAAAATCACGCCAGCAACTGCCGACAGACATTGAGCCGACCATTGTGGAGAAAGCGGGACCAGCGGATTTCCTGGTGTTCCTCACCGTTCAAAGCAAGACAAAAACGCTGGAAGATGTTACCGATTTTGTTAATATCAACATTAAAGAAAGGCTGCAATCCATCCCCGGCGTAAGGTTGGTCGACTCCTACGCAGGCAGAAAACGGGCGATGCGCCTAAGAATGGATCCGGTAAAACTGGCTTCTTACGGCCTTACCCCCACAGACATTCAAACCGCATTGCAACGTGAAAACGTGGATTTACCAAGTGGTCGGATTGAAGGCGAAAACACGGAAGTAACATTGCGGACGCAGGGGAGACTGGTTACAGAGGACGATTTCAACAATATGATCCTGCGGGAAAGTGACGGAGCGATTGTGCGGTTCAAAGATGTGGGCCAGGCAGTGATGTCGTCTCAAAATGAGCGTACTGCGATGATCGTTTACAATGGGAAAACAGCCGACTACGGCGTGGGAACGGGTGTAAGCCCGCAACGCGGCGCCAACTCGCTGGCCATTGTGGATGAGTTCAAGAAACGTTTTGAAGAAATTAAAAAGACAGCTCCAAAAGAATATGAAATTGCCCTTGGTAAAGACTTTACAGTTCCCGTAAGAAACTCATTATCAGAAGTAGAGGAAACATTACTGCTCGCCTTCGCATTGGTTTCGCTTATTATTTTCGTCTTTTTGCGCGATTGGCGAAGCACATTGATCCCGCTGCTGGCCATTCCGGTTTCCATCGTTTCGGCATTCTTTATCATGTACATCGCCGATTTCTCAATCAATGTGCTAACCCTACTGGGGCTGGTTCTGGCGATTGGACTCGTGGTCGATGACGCGATTATTGTTTTGGAAAACATATACAGCAAGGTCGAAGAGGGAATGTCGCCCATTCAGGCGGCGCGCGAAGGTTCCAATGAGATTTATTTCGCAGTTATTTCAACCACCATTACGCTAGTCGCGGTGTTCCTGCCGATCCTCTTTCTAGGTGGTCTCACCGGACGTTTGTTTAAAGAATTTGCCATTGTCGTAGCCGGTTCGGTGACCGTTTCTGCCTTCGTAGCACTTACTTTGACCCCTATGATGAGCGCATATTTGCTCAAATCGGGCACTTCGCACAATTGGCTTTATAAAAAGACTGAGCCTTGGTTTGTCGCGATGAATAATGCTTATGCAAGATCACTTTCCGCCTTTATGAAAGTGCGCTGGCTGGGAATCGTGCTGCTTCTGGTGTCGTTTGGTGTTGCTTTCTGGCTTGCACCGAAACTGCCGTCCGAACTCGCACCGCTGGAAGACAGATCCATGGTTGGACTTGCGGTAATGGCTCCCGAAGGCACTTCTTATGAAAGTATGGAGCAAAGCATGAAGGATATCGGGAATTTTGTGAGCGATTCCATCCCGGATCTGAACGAGGAGCGCACTTATACCGCCGTGGCTGCCGCAGGAGGAACATTGACGCAGCCTGTGAACGGTGGTTTTCAATGGATTTTCCTCAAAGAACCCAAGGATCGGAAAAGCGGATTGACGCAACAGCAGATCTTTATGAAGCTCGTTGCAGCCTCGCAGAAATTCAGGAATGTGCTCATTATTCCCATTCAGCTACCGACCATTGGTGGTTACGGAAATACACAACCAGTCCAGTATGTTGTGCAAGCGCCTGATTTGAAAGCACTTATTGACATTATGCCAAAGTTAATGGGACAGGTGAGCAGCAATAAAAAACTGGTCTTCGCTGACGCGGATTTTAAAATCAACCGACCTGAAATCAGCATTAGCATTGACCGTCAACGTGCCGCGCAGCTGGGCATTTCCACGCAGGCAATCGGGCAGACATTGCAACTTGCATTGAGTAGCAGAAGATACGGTTATTTCATTCACAATGATCGTCAATATGAAGTGATCGGCCAGCTCGATCGGGAAGACAGATCGGCACCTTATGACTTGAAATCATTGTATTTGAAATCAGGAAGTGGCCAAATGGTGTCTCTGGATAACCTTACAAAGCAAAATGAAGGCATTAGCCCTCCGGCAATTTATCGCTACAATCAGGCTTACAGTGCGACCATTTCAGCAACACCGGCCGCAGGGGTTAGCTTAGGCGAAGCCATTCAGGAGTTGGATAAAATTACGTCCAAAGAGCTCCCTAAGGGTTTCAGCACAGCACTGGCAGGACAAAGCCGGGATTATTCTGAAAGTAGTTCAAGCTTGATCTTCGCATTTATTTTCGCCATCGTCCTTATTTACCTGGTTTTGGCAGCACAGTTTGAAAGTTTGATTGACCCATTTATCATTCTTTTGACAGTTCCAATGGCATTAACGGGCGCATTGCTAAGCCTTTGGTTTACGGAACAAACTGTCAATATTTTCAGCCAGATCGGGATCATTATGCTCATCGGTCTGATCACCAAGAATGGTATCCTTATCGTCGAGTTCGCCAACCAAAGCAAGGAATCGGGCACCTCAACATTTGAAGCCGCAAAAATTGCAGCCGTATCAAGATTCCGTCCGATCCTGATGACTACGCTCGCCATGATCTTCGGAACATTACCGATCGCATTATCGCTCGGAACAGCTTCCGGAAGCCGCCAATCACTGGGCATTGTGGTTGTGGGAGGCTTGATCTTCGCCGGAGTGCTTACACTTTATGTAATTCCTTCAATCTATTCCTATTTGTCCAGACCGCATAAAAAGCGCAAAGATGATGGAAATGTAGCAGTTGAAGAAGAGGCTTTATTACACACACATTAA
- a CDS encoding efflux RND transporter periplasmic adaptor subunit, with protein sequence MEKTIQSAKIISGLIITAVILLSVFFKGYTSEKPESAKATTKEQAASVAPVGVPVDGQVLHSESLNEEMTVSGTLMAYQEVSISSELNRKVVAVHAKEGKFVNAGTMLFKLDDADLLAELEQLKQQEKLVLLNERRLKDLIDREAAIQQDYDQAFTNLKVLQAKIEQLKVMIAKTSIRAPFSGYLGIVNVYTGAFVTPGSPLALLTDNSRLKIDFAVPEKHANTLKTGDEVQYNVESNDKIYKGRIVAHEAGLDQKTKTLLMRAVTDNKGSELLPGQSARLTLRLSNTGNALMVPNQALIPSSKGYSVYVANAGKAGFKSIEVGERNAFSVHVTKGLAPGDTIITSNMLRLTPGSAIQLVSIK encoded by the coding sequence ATGGAAAAGACCATTCAATCTGCCAAGATCATATCCGGCCTCATTATAACTGCCGTGATTTTGCTATCTGTATTCTTTAAGGGATACACGTCCGAAAAGCCTGAATCTGCGAAAGCAACAACAAAAGAGCAGGCTGCCAGCGTCGCTCCGGTTGGTGTTCCCGTTGATGGCCAGGTGCTTCATTCGGAATCATTAAATGAGGAAATGACGGTTTCAGGAACGCTGATGGCGTATCAGGAAGTAAGCATTTCGAGCGAGTTGAACCGCAAAGTAGTTGCGGTACATGCCAAAGAAGGAAAATTTGTCAACGCGGGAACAATGTTGTTCAAACTGGACGACGCCGATCTGCTAGCCGAACTGGAACAATTGAAACAACAGGAAAAGCTGGTTTTACTTAATGAAAGAAGGCTTAAAGATCTGATTGACAGGGAAGCAGCCATTCAGCAAGATTACGATCAGGCTTTTACAAACCTGAAAGTTTTACAAGCGAAAATTGAGCAATTGAAAGTGATGATCGCCAAAACCAGCATCCGTGCTCCGTTCAGCGGTTACCTGGGCATTGTGAATGTGTATACCGGTGCTTTTGTAACCCCGGGAAGTCCGCTCGCATTGCTTACCGACAACAGCCGTCTGAAAATTGACTTTGCTGTCCCTGAAAAACATGCGAATACGCTGAAAACGGGCGATGAAGTGCAATACAATGTAGAATCCAACGACAAAATTTACAAAGGCCGGATCGTTGCGCACGAAGCGGGGCTCGATCAAAAAACCAAAACATTGCTGATGCGGGCCGTTACGGATAACAAAGGCAGTGAGCTGTTACCAGGCCAAAGTGCGCGGTTAACATTACGTTTAAGCAATACCGGTAATGCATTAATGGTCCCAAATCAGGCTTTGATCCCATCTTCGAAAGGTTACAGCGTGTATGTGGCCAATGCAGGCAAAGCAGGTTTCAAATCCATTGAAGTGGGCGAGCGTAATGCCTTTTCAGTGCATGTTACAAAGGGTCTTGCTCCCGGCGACACCATTATTACGAGCAATATGCTGCGGTTAACACCCGGTTCAGCCATTCAGTTGGTCTCTATTAAATAA
- a CDS encoding ArsR/SmtB family transcription factor yields the protein MEVRRVERISKALSDPSRILILQELRQKEDCLYCHEISDFIDLTQPSISHHVKQLADADLIVVEKEGRNVKYKLNKEVLNEYVQFLNKLQI from the coding sequence ATGGAGGTCAGGAGAGTGGAGCGGATATCGAAAGCGTTGAGCGACCCCAGCCGTATTCTTATATTACAAGAGTTGCGCCAAAAAGAGGATTGTTTGTATTGTCACGAAATTTCAGACTTTATTGATTTAACCCAACCGTCGATTTCTCATCACGTAAAGCAACTAGCCGATGCAGATCTGATTGTAGTAGAAAAAGAAGGAAGGAACGTGAAGTACAAATTGAATAAAGAGGTTCTCAATGAATACGTTCAGTTTTTGAACAAATTACAAATCTGA
- a CDS encoding sensor histidine kinase, whose translation MNLLNHTLKYLAIALLGILSVWAVLFYINMLDEVYDSLDDGLDNYKMLIIDKVREDPGTLSRNTFGEGNYEIFEISEKEARKIKDIYQDTLMYMQNEKDLEPVRMLSTTFFQNGKHYELKIISSMVEEDDLIEDLFFALIWLYVALLASILLVNNLLLQKVWKPFYDLLEQLKRFRLGKEQSFEPVETNVKEFRVLNETVGALVNHAVDIYSSQKQFIENASHELQTPIAISMNKLELLAERNNLPESDMETVGQVIQTLERLTRLNKSLLLLSKIENRQFSEAEIVSVNQILKELTEEFADFAAFKNVTISLDAKADLRALMSKDLAAILISNLLKNAIVHNVSAGTVNMEINTHSFKITNSAKAAALDPEKMFHRFHKDSNDNNNTGLGLAIVKAIVGFYGFEIRYWFEDVHVIEVILTE comes from the coding sequence ATGAATTTGCTCAACCATACATTAAAATATCTCGCGATCGCATTGTTGGGAATCCTCAGTGTGTGGGCTGTGCTGTTTTATATCAATATGCTGGATGAGGTTTACGACAGTCTGGACGACGGTTTGGATAATTATAAAATGCTCATCATTGATAAGGTGCGGGAAGATCCGGGCACATTATCGCGAAATACATTTGGGGAGGGGAATTATGAAATTTTCGAAATTTCCGAAAAGGAAGCGCGGAAGATCAAGGATATTTATCAGGACACGCTCATGTACATGCAGAATGAGAAGGACCTGGAACCTGTGCGAATGTTGTCAACTACATTTTTCCAAAACGGCAAACATTATGAATTGAAAATCATTTCCTCCATGGTAGAAGAAGATGATTTAATTGAGGATTTGTTTTTTGCATTGATATGGCTTTATGTGGCCTTGCTGGCGAGCATTCTTTTGGTTAATAATTTATTGTTGCAAAAAGTCTGGAAGCCGTTTTATGATTTATTGGAACAATTGAAGCGTTTTCGGTTGGGTAAGGAACAGTCTTTCGAGCCGGTTGAGACCAATGTAAAGGAATTCCGTGTTTTGAATGAGACCGTCGGCGCGCTTGTAAACCACGCTGTTGACATTTACAGCAGCCAAAAACAATTCATAGAAAACGCATCGCACGAGTTGCAAACCCCGATAGCGATCAGCATGAACAAGCTGGAACTGCTGGCAGAAAGAAACAATTTGCCCGAAAGCGACATGGAGACGGTCGGGCAGGTTATTCAGACATTGGAAAGGCTCACAAGGCTTAACAAGTCGCTTTTACTGCTTTCCAAGATTGAAAACCGGCAGTTCAGTGAAGCGGAAATCGTCTCTGTAAATCAAATTTTGAAAGAACTGACAGAAGAATTTGCTGATTTCGCAGCATTCAAAAATGTCACCATTTCTTTGGATGCAAAAGCTGATCTCCGCGCACTCATGAGTAAAGATCTCGCTGCGATCCTCATATCCAACTTGTTAAAAAACGCAATCGTCCACAATGTCTCAGCCGGGACAGTAAACATGGAAATCAACACCCATTCATTCAAAATCACCAATTCAGCCAAAGCCGCCGCGCTTGACCCAGAAAAAATGTTCCACCGCTTCCACAAAGATTCAAACGACAACAATAACACAGGTCTTGGGCTAGCCATTGTAAAAGCGATCGTCGGATTTTATGGGTTTGAGATACGATATTGGTTTGAGGACGTGCATGTGATCGAGGTGATATTAACGGAATAG
- a CDS encoding response regulator transcription factor translates to MKILIIEDEKELSEVIRQSLEMEAFLVETAGDYRSALDKIISFDYDCILLDIMLPGGSGLNLLQELKSMEKSDNVIIISAKDSLDDKLAGLNLGADDYLTKPFHIAELTARVKSVLRRKSFQGKNLIEIANLKLEPDERTVSIDGNTLALNRKEFDILMYMILNKNRLVNKTSLAEHVWGDYMDDSDDYEFIYSQIKNLRKKLKENSAGIEIQAVYGIGYKLAQL, encoded by the coding sequence ATGAAAATTTTGATAATAGAAGACGAAAAAGAGCTGTCGGAAGTGATTCGCCAATCACTTGAAATGGAGGCGTTTCTGGTGGAGACCGCCGGAGATTATCGCAGCGCATTGGACAAGATCATTTCCTTCGATTACGACTGCATATTACTGGACATCATGCTCCCCGGCGGCAGCGGGTTGAACCTTTTGCAGGAACTGAAAAGCATGGAGAAGTCCGATAATGTCATTATTATTTCGGCCAAAGATTCGCTTGATGACAAGCTTGCGGGCCTCAACCTGGGCGCAGACGACTATCTAACCAAACCATTCCATATTGCCGAGCTGACCGCCAGGGTGAAGTCGGTTTTAAGGCGTAAATCCTTTCAGGGGAAAAATCTGATCGAGATCGCAAATCTGAAACTGGAACCGGATGAAAGAACTGTTTCAATTGATGGTAATACGCTGGCTTTGAACCGGAAAGAGTTTGATATTTTAATGTACATGATCCTGAACAAGAACCGGTTGGTGAATAAAACCTCCCTGGCCGAACACGTTTGGGGTGATTATATGGACGATTCGGATGATTACGAATTTATTTACTCCCAAATCAAAAACCTGCGTAAAAAGCTCAAAGAAAATAGCGCGGGCATCGAGATTCAGGCTGTTTACGGCATTGGTTATAAACTGGCGCAACTATGA